The DNA region ATAAGGAGAAGGCTTAAGAGGTTCTTCCGCAGGGATGGAAGAGCGCTGATTTTCGCGATGGACCACGGCTTTGAACATGGCCCAACGGATTTTGAACTTGTCTGGGAGCACGTGAATCCCAAAGTTATCATCAGGAAGGTCGTCAGGGCAGGGATAGATGGTGTCATGATGCTCCCCGGAATCGCGAGGATTGCCGGTGACGAAGTTAAGCCGAACGTCGGCCTGATGATAAAGCTCACGAGCAAAACCAACCTCCGCCCGAAGGAGGAACAGCTCCTCCAGAGCCGGCTGGCCTTCGTCGAAGATTCAATAAAACTCGGCGCCGATGCCATAGCGGCGACCGTTTACTGGGGCAGTCCAGCTGAGGACGTTATGATGCGCCAGTTTGCGGAGATAGCGAGCTACGCCCATGATTTGGGTTTCCCCGTGGTTCAGTTTGCCTACCCGCGCGGCCCGTACATCAACGAGCGCTATGGTAAAAAGGAGGACTACCGCGTCGTCATGTACGGCGCG from Thermococcus sp. includes:
- the fba gene encoding class I fructose-bisphosphate aldolase, which produces MDTYQSVGIRRRLKRFFRRDGRALIFAMDHGFEHGPTDFELVWEHVNPKVIIRKVVRAGIDGVMMLPGIARIAGDEVKPNVGLMIKLTSKTNLRPKEEQLLQSRLAFVEDSIKLGADAIAATVYWGSPAEDVMMRQFAEIASYAHDLGFPVVQFAYPRGPYINERYGKKEDYRVVMYGARAAAESGADMIKTYWTGSKETFAKVVDAAAGVPVLLSGGAKTDNPVDFLKLVWEVIEAGGAGAVVGRNIFQRENPEPFIKALLRVVHRNEDPEEAAKAEGLL